A region of the Cydia fagiglandana chromosome 20, ilCydFagi1.1, whole genome shotgun sequence genome:
ttataaaattcGGACGAAATTCGACACACACAAGTTAACATACtaacattataataaaatagtaaataataataataatgaatacTACTTAATGATTCGAATACCTACGTGTCCcgtattacgtaggtatatgaaACAAATCAACCAAGCCATAGACTATAATAATACGTGTCCCGTATTATGTATATGAATACATTTTTAGCTAGCTTCCAGTGGTTAGTTGAAGTTTCTAAAAACTCTCCAATACGAATGACCAAAAaaggacgtatggcaaccctggGTAGAGGTCGctaaccccggctactcacgtaacgataaatcgttgcgataaaactgtgcagtccgactgtgcagataaatcgaaccgtgtgtatgtcgattatcgtaacgatttgtcatacacacggttcgatttatctgcacagtcggactgcacagttttatcgcaacgatttatcgttacgtgagtagccggggtaagACAAAACTTTGAGTTCATTCATGAGTTTCATGACAATAAGCTGACTTCTGACGACTTcactttttatacatacctatatgccAATATGTGTTTGAACGTATTTCTAATGTACGATTTCTAGTCAGTCCGGTCACTAGggcaaatagttttttttaaatatctagaATCTAGAGAGCCATTTGTATTCATGGCACATTTTCGCTAGTCATAAAAGCCCAgaacacaaacacaaaatagGCAATAAAAAAAACAGCCGAACCGCGTCAATATGAGACTTGATATGTCCCGCCGCGGCCAAGTCCAACACATGAGCAGCGGGTAGGAGTTCCGAGTCCAGCCCAGTTCGAGGGAAAACGCTGCGTATTCGCGAGATGACAGCTTCGTTAACGGTAAAGCGGGAAACCATGTATCTCACCCGAACCGCGTCAATGTGAGGCTTGATATGTCCCGCCGCGGCCAAGTCCAGCACATGGGCAGCGGGTAGGAGTTCCGAGTCCAGCCCAGTTCGCGGGAAAACGCTGCGTATTCGCGAGATGACAGCTTCGTTAACGGTAAAGCGGGAAACCATGTATCTCACCCGAACCGCGTCAATGTGAGGCTTGATATGTCCCGCCGCGGCCAAGTCCAGCACATGGGCAGCGGGTAGGAGTTCCGAGTCCAGCCCAGTTCGCGGGAAAATGCTGCGTATTCGCGAGATGACAGCTTCGTTATCGGTAAAGGGGGAAACCGTGTATCTTACCCGAACCGAACCGCGTCAATATGAGGCTTGATATGTCCCGCCGCGGCCAAGTCCAACACATGAGCAGCGGGTAGGAGTTCCGAGTCCAGCCCAGTTCGAGGGAAAACGCTGCGTATTCGCGAGATGACAGCTTGGTTAACGGTAAAGCGGGAAAACATGTATCTCACCCGAACCGCGTCAATGTGAGGCTTGCAGATATGTCCCGCCGCGGCCAAGTCCAGCACATGGGCAGCGGGTAGGAGTTCTGAGTCAATCCCAGTTCGTGGGAAAACGCTGCGTATTCGTGAGATGACAGATTCGTTAATGGTAAAGCGGGAAACCATGTAATGTATCTCACCCGAACCGCGTCAATATGAGGCTTGATATGTCCCGCCGCGGCCAAGTCCAACACATGAGCAGCGGGTAGGAGTTCCGAGTCCAGCCCAGTTCGCGGGAAAACGCTGCGTATTCGCGAGATGACAGCTTCGTTGGTCGGGGTCCATGAACTACGTTCCGTTTCGCGGAAGCCTATGATCGCCTGCGAAACAATAAAGTTGTCGTTAACACATTGGATGCCAAGAACGCTAAaggccagagggcctaccgggaactccgaaattcgcaaattgcgggcactCGTCCTATGTAACTTTAAATACGCCTAATTGCAGTAAAAGACAAAGATacctgcaatttgcgaacttcggtgttcgcggtagtaCCTCTAACACTTAATTACGTACcagtttacaagtgcgacagagaggcaacacgtcgaaagtggttcgcggtaggccctctgagcaCACATTCGGTACGCAGTTTATGTTGTGCCTAAATTAAGACCTCGTTAGTATATAATTACCTCATTAATCTCATCATGTTGAGTTTGTAGAGCTACAGAAGTAAAACATATCCGATAAAAGTAAGTATATGAAAATAcgaaatatacttggtcaagcagatcttgtcagtagaaaaaggcggcaaatttgaaaaatgtaggcgcgaagggatagcgtctcatagaaaatttgaatttcgcgcctttttctactgacaagatttgcttgaccatctatatttgcgACATTTATAAATCTTACATCAGTCGTTTACTTTACATTTTACCTCTACTTCCTTACAAAGTTATCTCTGACGTCATAAGTCATAACATgacgtaggtatatatatacatGACCGTGACGTAGCATTCGCAACTCGTAAACGGCCTCGCAGCGGCCTTGGCCTTCAGCCGGCCTCGCGGCAAGGCCGCCCTTGTTAGCGAGGTCGGGGGTGGTTCGGAAGATATCCGCGAGAGGCGCTGATGTCATCTCAAATGTACAGGTTGGcaaaaaaagtggcaacaccgtagtgtcgtccctcttgtaaccaatttatataagaaaatggGACTATAGTGTTGCCACTttataatttctactctttgccaagctgtacctgCTATGATTTGTGAAAATGTATAATCTAATTGATTACATAGTTTTGATAAGTAAAACCATATCAATTCTGCATTGATAATACTATCAGTCTATCATCCTTAAATTGTAAACAAATCACCTTTCTAGATATTTTTAGTCAGGTACCGGTTATAATATATGCTATTATACAACCTACATCCTAAACCTAAATTTGCCTAGAACTAGtactataattaaatatatttcataaaaaatcATGTAGAAAATGCCAAACCTAAGTTGTTACTTTTGCTAATGAATTTATGATTTGTCAAAAAAagagattcaaattagaatgaacCTAGAGACATTTTAATAGGCTTTTAAGTGACTAGAGATAGAGATATAAAAAAGAACCCACATTATCCCAATGGTCGAACTCATATCTGATCCGCTTGAGCATGGGTTCCAGCTCGGCAAGCAACATTCCCTCCTCCGCCACTGTGACAAAGTGTGGCAACACCTGCATGCCCTGAATGGTCACCGCTCGGAGCTCCGGCTGCTCATCCAATGGCCATGATGAGTGCACCTCGATTAGCTTTGGGTCTGCAACTGGTAAAATAATCATTCCAGGCCTACTTCCCATTATTTGATAgagctgaaact
Encoded here:
- the LOC134674695 gene encoding alpha-ketoglutarate-dependent dioxygenase alkB homolog 7, mitochondrial, translated to MRGLTFSVLRRCRTSLWHPAARALCSQPQPAAGALPVADPKLIEVHSSWPLDEQPELRAVTIQGMQVLPHFVTVAEEGMLLAELEPMLKRIRYEFDHWDNAIIGFRETERSSWTPTNEAVISRIRSVFPRTGLDSELLPAAHVLDLAAAGHIKPHIDAVRFCGGMIAGLCLLSDAVMRLQHETHKHLGLDALLQRRALYIMR